The Geotalea uraniireducens Rf4 genome window below encodes:
- the murB gene encoding UDP-N-acetylmuramate dehydrogenase — MTDDTRTRLVAALRGELRFNEPMARHTALKVGGPADFFAIPADPSDLQSLMAVILEMGMPYLVVGGGYNLLVRDGGFRGVVISLKQFCSMEKLPDNRLRAEAGSTNQQLVRFANGQGLTGLEFLSGIPGMVGGALSVNAGAHGRSVLELVESLTTLQGGKITVTFREDLRYGYRHLELKPGEIVLAAVFSLAAGDAEEIEGRIQGYLEHRRNSQRVGYPNAGSFFKNPEGKQAWRLIDEAGLRGCQIGGAQVSEVHTNFLVNRGGAMAADFLQLAQVIKSKVRERSGIDLEEEVRIVGVD, encoded by the coding sequence TTGACAGACGATACCCGTACACGACTGGTTGCGGCGTTGCGCGGCGAGTTACGGTTCAATGAGCCGATGGCACGGCATACCGCGCTGAAGGTGGGTGGTCCGGCTGATTTCTTCGCCATCCCCGCAGATCCGTCCGACCTCCAGTCGCTCATGGCCGTTATCCTCGAGATGGGGATGCCGTATCTGGTTGTCGGCGGCGGCTATAATCTGCTGGTCAGGGATGGCGGTTTCAGGGGGGTAGTGATTTCTCTGAAGCAGTTTTGCAGCATGGAAAAACTTCCGGATAACCGCTTACGTGCCGAGGCAGGGAGCACCAACCAGCAGCTCGTACGTTTTGCCAACGGGCAGGGGCTGACGGGCCTGGAGTTTCTCAGCGGGATACCCGGCATGGTCGGCGGTGCGCTCAGCGTGAATGCCGGTGCCCACGGCCGGTCGGTGCTGGAGCTGGTGGAAAGCCTGACAACGTTGCAGGGAGGCAAGATAACCGTTACTTTCCGGGAAGACCTCAGATACGGATATCGCCACCTGGAGCTGAAACCTGGCGAGATCGTTCTCGCTGCCGTATTTTCCCTTGCCGCAGGAGATGCCGAGGAGATTGAAGGCAGAATTCAAGGCTATCTCGAACATCGGCGCAACAGCCAGAGGGTCGGCTATCCCAATGCCGGTTCGTTCTTTAAAAACCCGGAGGGGAAACAGGCCTGGCGCCTGATAGATGAGGCGGGGCTGCGAGGTTGCCAAATCGGCGGTGCCCAGGTTTCGGAGGTCCACACCAACTTCCTCGTCAATCGCGGCGGGGCCATGGCGGCGGATTTTCTGCAACTGGCGCAGGTCATAAAGTCAAAGGTCCGGGAACGGAGCGGGATAGATTTGGAAGAGGAAGTGCGGATCGTCGGTGTGGATTGA
- the murC gene encoding UDP-N-acetylmuramate--L-alanine ligase, which yields MYGKIEKIHFVGIGGIGMSGIAEVLLNLGYKVSGSDLRKTEITERLEGLGGEIFIGHARENVANVDVVVISSAVHDDNPEVVEAMERLIPVIPRAEMLAELMRMKYGIAIAGTHGKTTTTSMVATILAKGGIDPTIVIGGRLNSIGTNARLGQGQFLVAEADESDGSFLKLSPTIAVVTNIDADHLDFYKDIDEIKDTFVQFINKVPFYGLAVLCLDNGNIADIIPLVKKRFNTYGLSTQADFRATDVRHTGFTTSFVAHYKGTLLGEITFSMPGAHNVLNALATIAVAMELNIPFAEIQAGFKAFGGVGRRFQVKGEVRDIMVVDDYGHHPTEIRATLAAAKGGWDRRLVVAFQPHRYSRTKELFEEFVKAFYDADILILTDIYPAGEKPIEGITAESLAARIKRHGQKDVTYIADRNAVCDHLLGIVKPGDIVITLGAGNIWQVGETLVEKLKGDL from the coding sequence GTGTACGGAAAAATAGAAAAAATACATTTTGTCGGCATCGGCGGCATCGGCATGAGCGGAATTGCCGAAGTGCTCCTCAACCTCGGCTACAAGGTGTCCGGCTCGGACCTCAGGAAAACGGAGATCACCGAACGTCTGGAAGGGCTCGGCGGTGAGATCTTCATCGGTCATGCCCGGGAGAATGTGGCCAATGTCGATGTCGTGGTCATTTCCAGCGCAGTCCATGATGACAACCCTGAAGTGGTGGAGGCCATGGAACGGCTGATACCGGTCATTCCCCGCGCCGAGATGCTTGCAGAACTGATGCGGATGAAGTACGGCATAGCCATTGCCGGCACCCACGGCAAGACCACCACCACCTCCATGGTGGCCACCATCCTGGCAAAAGGGGGGATTGATCCGACCATCGTCATCGGCGGACGGCTCAATTCCATCGGTACCAACGCCCGCCTCGGCCAGGGGCAATTCCTGGTTGCCGAGGCCGATGAATCGGACGGCTCATTTTTGAAACTGTCGCCGACCATTGCGGTGGTTACCAACATCGACGCGGATCATCTGGATTTCTATAAAGACATCGACGAAATCAAGGATACCTTTGTCCAGTTCATCAACAAGGTCCCCTTTTACGGTCTTGCAGTGCTTTGCCTGGACAACGGCAACATTGCCGACATCATCCCTCTGGTGAAAAAACGCTTCAATACCTATGGCTTGTCGACTCAGGCCGATTTCCGCGCCACCGACGTCAGGCACACCGGATTCACGACCTCCTTTGTCGCCCATTACAAGGGAACGCTGCTCGGGGAAATAACCTTCAGCATGCCGGGAGCGCACAACGTGCTCAACGCCCTGGCGACCATTGCCGTGGCCATGGAGTTGAATATCCCCTTTGCCGAGATCCAGGCCGGATTCAAGGCGTTTGGCGGCGTGGGGCGTCGTTTCCAGGTCAAAGGGGAAGTGCGCGACATCATGGTGGTGGATGATTACGGCCATCATCCGACCGAGATCAGGGCGACCCTGGCGGCGGCCAAGGGGGGGTGGGATCGACGGCTGGTGGTGGCATTCCAGCCCCATCGCTATTCCCGTACCAAGGAACTGTTCGAGGAGTTCGTCAAGGCGTTTTATGATGCAGATATTCTCATCCTGACCGATATATACCCTGCCGGCGAAAAGCCGATCGAGGGGATTACGGCAGAGTCTCTGGCAGCACGGATAAAGCGACATGGCCAGAAGGACGTGACCTATATCGCCGACCGGAATGCCGTATGCGACCATTTGCTCGGCATCGTCAAGCCGGGCGACATCGTCATCACCCTCGGCGCAGGCAACATCTGGCAGGTGGGTGAAACGCTGGTGGAGAAGCTTAAGGGAGATCTTTGA
- the murG gene encoding undecaprenyldiphospho-muramoylpentapeptide beta-N-acetylglucosaminyltransferase gives MKLLIAGGGTGGHLFPGIAVAEEFLARNHSNEVLFVGTERGIEARLLPRLGYRLECITASGIKGQSPLAKIRSAAQLLYGYAQSRRILKEFRPDLVLGVGGYASAPVVLAARGMQIRRFIHEQNAIPGLTNKLLARFAEKVFISIEESRKFFPEDATILTGNPLRKEILWNVPLGQKTPASDEKLKLLVFGGSAGAHRINTAMIESLPFLAGVKERLIITHQTGEKDQAEVRKTYEQSGFAAEVTPFIDDMAAAYSNADMIVCRAGATTIAEVTACGKACIFIPYPYAADDHQRRNAEALLKKEAGYMILERELSGESLAFQVMELIAHPGKIEQTGRNARSLAQLDAAQVIVDEMTREQACTEK, from the coding sequence ATGAAGCTGCTCATCGCCGGCGGCGGAACAGGTGGCCATCTCTTTCCCGGTATTGCCGTTGCCGAGGAATTCCTGGCCCGGAACCATTCCAACGAGGTGCTTTTCGTCGGCACCGAGCGCGGCATAGAGGCGAGATTGCTGCCCCGGCTCGGCTACCGGCTCGAATGCATCACCGCCAGCGGGATCAAGGGGCAGAGTCCGCTGGCCAAGATAAGGAGCGCAGCGCAGCTTCTCTATGGCTATGCCCAGTCGAGACGCATACTCAAGGAATTCCGCCCCGACCTTGTCCTCGGTGTCGGCGGTTATGCTTCGGCTCCGGTTGTGCTGGCTGCGCGAGGGATGCAAATCCGGCGCTTCATCCATGAACAAAACGCCATTCCCGGGCTCACCAACAAGCTTTTGGCCCGGTTTGCCGAAAAAGTGTTCATCTCCATCGAGGAGTCGAGGAAGTTTTTTCCCGAGGATGCTACGATTTTGACCGGCAATCCGTTGCGCAAGGAGATACTCTGGAACGTGCCGCTGGGACAGAAAACACCGGCGAGCGACGAGAAACTGAAGCTGCTCGTATTTGGCGGCAGCGCCGGCGCCCACCGCATCAACACGGCAATGATCGAGTCTCTGCCATTTCTGGCAGGCGTGAAGGAACGCCTCATCATCACTCATCAGACCGGTGAAAAAGACCAGGCCGAGGTTAGAAAGACTTATGAACAATCAGGATTTGCGGCGGAGGTGACGCCGTTCATCGACGACATGGCCGCGGCATATTCAAACGCAGATATGATCGTTTGTCGTGCAGGCGCGACGACCATTGCCGAAGTTACGGCCTGTGGCAAGGCCTGTATATTCATTCCTTATCCGTATGCCGCCGACGACCATCAGCGTCGAAATGCCGAGGCGCTTCTCAAGAAAGAGGCGGGATACATGATACTGGAGCGGGAACTGTCCGGAGAGAGCCTTGCTTTTCAGGTAATGGAGTTGATTGCGCACCCCGGGAAGATTGAGCAGACCGGCAGAAATGCCCGCAGCCTGGCGCAGCTGGATGCTGCACAGGTGATAGTAGATGAGATGACGAGGGAGCAAGCGTGTACGGAAAAATAG
- the ftsW gene encoding putative lipid II flippase FtsW — MIILLMVVMLTCFGVVMVYSASSIMAAKKFNDGFYFLKRQGIYALLGFGVMAIAMQVDYHVWRRVAVPVLLACLALLILVFIPGIGGTAKGASRWIRLPGFNFQPSEMAKVALIIYMAYSLDKKQEKLKEFMSGFLPYMVILAVLLAILLKQHDMGAALTMGAVALAMLFAAGTRPRYILGMGVLAAPFACYLVVTEAYRMRRITAFLDPWSDPTNSGFQIIQSWLAFGTGGIFGQGLGEGKQKLFYLPEAHTDFILSVVGEELGFIGVMVIAAMFLLLIQRSIRVAVGAEDNFGRFLAFGIAVLLGLEAFINMGVVTGMLPTKGLALPFISYGGSSLIISLFAVGMLLNVSSRMRGTP; from the coding sequence ATGATAATTCTGCTGATGGTGGTGATGCTCACCTGTTTCGGCGTAGTCATGGTCTATTCCGCTTCGTCGATAATGGCAGCAAAAAAATTCAACGACGGTTTCTATTTCCTGAAAAGACAGGGTATTTACGCACTGCTCGGCTTCGGGGTAATGGCAATTGCCATGCAGGTCGATTACCATGTTTGGCGGCGGGTTGCCGTGCCGGTACTGCTTGCGTGTCTGGCGCTGCTTATCCTGGTTTTCATTCCCGGCATTGGTGGAACGGCCAAGGGGGCATCCCGCTGGATTCGTCTGCCCGGCTTCAATTTTCAACCGTCCGAGATGGCAAAGGTGGCGCTCATTATTTACATGGCCTACTCACTCGATAAGAAACAGGAGAAGCTGAAGGAATTCATGTCCGGCTTCCTGCCGTACATGGTGATTCTGGCGGTCCTGCTCGCCATTCTTCTCAAACAGCACGACATGGGAGCTGCATTGACCATGGGTGCCGTTGCCCTTGCCATGCTGTTTGCCGCAGGCACCAGACCCCGTTATATCCTCGGCATGGGTGTGCTGGCGGCACCGTTTGCCTGTTACCTCGTCGTGACCGAGGCCTACCGGATGAGGCGCATCACGGCTTTCCTCGATCCCTGGTCGGACCCTACCAATTCGGGTTTCCAGATCATCCAGTCCTGGCTTGCCTTCGGCACCGGAGGGATCTTCGGCCAGGGGCTCGGCGAAGGGAAGCAGAAGCTTTTCTATCTGCCGGAGGCCCATACGGATTTCATCCTCTCGGTGGTGGGAGAGGAATTGGGATTTATCGGAGTTATGGTGATTGCCGCCATGTTTCTCCTGCTGATTCAGCGCAGTATCCGGGTTGCGGTAGGCGCGGAAGACAATTTCGGCCGTTTTCTCGCCTTCGGCATTGCCGTTCTGCTGGGGCTTGAAGCGTTCATCAACATGGGGGTTGTGACCGGTATGCTGCCGACGAAAGGGCTGGCCCTTCCCTTTATCAGCTACGGAGGTAGTTCCCTGATTATCAGCCTGTTTGCCGTAGGTATGTTGCTCAATGTTTCGTCACGGATGAGGGGGACGCCATGA
- the murD gene encoding UDP-N-acetylmuramoyl-L-alanine--D-glutamate ligase gives MELLNKKILVVGLARTGVAVARFLAARGARVTVTDMKDEAALAPLMEQLADLDIDYELGRHERHSFLMADLVVVSPGVPMDIKPLLLAKAQRRTVISEIELAARFLTAPLVAITGTNGKTTTTTLTGEIFAACGFKTFVGGNIGNPLIELVTSGEAVDRVVVELSSFQLEGIIDFRPQVAVLLNITEDHLDRYATYQEYIDAKLRIFENQTSADYAVLNMDDPLVAAYAGKMKARVVPTSQRQELAQGIFYRNGSIVYRWEGREELFATASFRLKGVHNIDNIMAALASTLLMGCDAGQALAALEAFAGLPHRMEFVREVNGVAWYEDSKGTNVGSVVKSLESFDSGITLIAGGKDKGGEYTPLAGLVKERVGHLILIGEAKERMCNALGSLTDTHLADTLEDAVALAHRLTSPGGVVLFSPACSSFDMFKNYEERGECFKSLVRSLDDGAGR, from the coding sequence ATGGAATTATTAAACAAGAAAATACTGGTAGTCGGTCTGGCCCGTACCGGGGTTGCCGTGGCCCGTTTCCTGGCAGCGCGGGGGGCACGGGTCACCGTTACCGACATGAAGGATGAAGCGGCGCTCGCACCGTTAATGGAGCAGCTCGCCGACCTGGATATCGATTATGAGCTTGGCAGGCACGAGAGGCACAGCTTCCTCATGGCGGACCTGGTTGTCGTCAGCCCCGGTGTGCCGATGGATATCAAGCCGTTGCTGCTGGCCAAGGCCCAGCGCCGGACGGTGATCAGCGAAATAGAACTGGCTGCCCGGTTTCTCACAGCGCCCCTCGTTGCCATTACCGGCACCAACGGTAAAACCACCACTACGACCCTGACCGGTGAGATTTTTGCTGCCTGCGGTTTCAAGACCTTTGTCGGCGGCAATATCGGTAACCCGCTCATCGAGCTCGTTACAAGCGGCGAAGCGGTTGACCGGGTAGTGGTCGAACTCAGTTCGTTCCAGCTTGAGGGAATCATCGATTTTCGGCCGCAGGTGGCAGTGCTGCTCAATATCACCGAAGACCACCTGGACCGCTACGCAACCTACCAGGAGTATATCGACGCCAAGCTGAGAATCTTCGAGAACCAGACCAGCGCGGATTATGCGGTGCTTAACATGGATGACCCGCTCGTCGCCGCGTATGCCGGTAAAATGAAGGCGCGGGTGGTGCCCACAAGTCAGCGGCAGGAGTTGGCGCAGGGGATTTTCTACCGCAACGGCTCCATAGTCTACCGCTGGGAAGGGCGCGAGGAGCTTTTTGCAACCGCTTCCTTCCGGCTTAAAGGGGTGCATAACATCGACAACATCATGGCGGCGCTGGCAAGCACGCTGCTGATGGGGTGCGATGCGGGACAGGCACTGGCTGCCCTGGAGGCTTTTGCCGGTCTGCCTCACCGGATGGAGTTCGTCCGTGAGGTGAACGGCGTTGCCTGGTATGAGGACAGCAAGGGGACCAACGTGGGGAGCGTGGTCAAATCCCTGGAGAGCTTCGACTCGGGGATAACCCTGATTGCCGGCGGCAAGGACAAGGGGGGAGAGTATACCCCGCTGGCCGGGCTGGTCAAGGAGCGGGTCGGCCACCTCATCCTTATCGGCGAGGCAAAAGAGAGGATGTGCAACGCGTTGGGCTCCCTCACCGATACCCATTTGGCCGATACGCTGGAAGATGCGGTGGCGCTTGCGCACCGGCTGACTTCTCCGGGCGGGGTGGTTCTGTTCTCTCCTGCCTGTTCCAGCTTTGACATGTTCAAGAACTATGAAGAGCGCGGGGAGTGCTTCAAGTCCCTCGTCCGCTCTCTTGATGACGGAGCAGGGCGGTGA
- the mraY gene encoding phospho-N-acetylmuramoyl-pentapeptide-transferase produces MLYHLLFPLASSYKLFNVFKYLTFRTIYAMITALVVAFILGPWLIRRLESLQARQVIRTDGPESHLKKQGTPTMGGVLILAAIIIPTLLWADLTNVYIWLTLFIIAGYGLIGFVDDYKKVVEKNPKGLSPRQKMFWQVLLGSGVGIFLFNLAGFSTDLYFPFFKRLHPDLGLLYIPFVTLVIVGASNAVNLTDGLDGLAIGPVAINAATYLLFTYIAGNAKLSGYLQIPYVPGSGELAVLCGAMVGAGLGFLWYNSYPAEVFMGDVGSLSLGGGLGTLAVITKQEILLVIVGGVFVVEALSVIFQVGSYKYRGKRIFRMAPIHHHFELKGVAEPKIIVRFWIITIILALVAISTLKMR; encoded by the coding sequence ATGCTCTATCATCTGCTGTTCCCGCTGGCATCCAGTTATAAACTGTTCAACGTATTCAAATACCTGACCTTCAGGACCATCTACGCCATGATTACTGCGCTGGTCGTTGCCTTTATCCTCGGCCCCTGGCTCATCCGCAGGCTGGAGAGCCTCCAGGCCCGTCAGGTGATCCGGACCGACGGCCCCGAGTCACACCTGAAGAAGCAGGGAACGCCGACCATGGGGGGAGTGCTGATACTCGCTGCCATTATCATACCGACGCTGCTCTGGGCCGACCTGACCAATGTATATATCTGGTTGACGCTCTTTATTATCGCCGGTTACGGCCTGATCGGCTTTGTCGATGATTATAAGAAGGTGGTGGAAAAGAACCCGAAAGGGCTCTCTCCACGGCAGAAGATGTTCTGGCAGGTGCTGCTCGGGAGCGGGGTGGGAATTTTCCTCTTTAACCTGGCGGGCTTTTCCACTGATCTCTACTTTCCGTTTTTTAAGCGTCTCCACCCTGACCTGGGACTGTTGTACATCCCGTTCGTCACCCTTGTCATTGTCGGGGCGAGTAATGCGGTGAATCTCACCGACGGCCTGGACGGCCTCGCCATCGGCCCGGTGGCGATCAACGCCGCTACCTATCTGCTCTTTACCTATATTGCCGGCAACGCGAAGCTCTCAGGTTACCTGCAGATCCCTTATGTTCCCGGTTCCGGTGAGCTTGCCGTGCTTTGCGGCGCCATGGTCGGGGCGGGGCTCGGCTTCCTCTGGTACAATTCCTATCCCGCCGAGGTGTTCATGGGGGATGTGGGTTCCCTCTCCCTCGGGGGGGGGCTCGGGACCCTGGCGGTCATCACCAAGCAGGAAATCCTGCTGGTCATCGTCGGCGGCGTTTTCGTCGTCGAGGCGCTCTCTGTAATCTTTCAGGTCGGGTCGTACAAATATCGCGGCAAGAGGATCTTCCGCATGGCGCCCATCCATCATCACTTCGAGCTGAAGGGGGTCGCCGAACCGAAGATCATCGTCCGTTTCTGGATCATCACCATCATCCTGGCGCTGGTGGCCATCTCGACGCTGAAGATGCGGTAG
- a CDS encoding UDP-N-acetylmuramoyl-tripeptide--D-alanyl-D-alanine ligase, which translates to MFTIDEIIEATGGTRIGSGNDAVSGVSTDSRQVAAGELFVALKGERFDGHDYLEAAVARGVRAFLVAADRLAGKQPPNDVIYVAVPDTLRALGDLAAWHRSRFDLPLVGITGSNGKTTTKEMLATILAQTGPGLKTSGNLNNLIGLPLMLLRLTKRDRWAVLEMGMSEPGEIDRLAEMANPRIGVITNAFTAHLESMGSVEAVAKAKGELFMRLKTDGWAVYNADDPLISRCPAPAGVKRLSFGLRGAEVSSEGIESLGREGLRFTLRLPGVDVPVRMKAYGLHNVYNALAAAAAAHLLGVDPELIRSGLEEFTPYDKRFSLEEIRGVVLVDDSYNANPASMAAALVTLRDIREESRAIAILGDMLELGTGSVAAHREVGLLAATCVERLYAMGEMAETVAAGAVDGGLSPENIVVARTHEEIIADLRRRVAKGDNILVKGSRGMRMDIVAEAIRQGFALPGEKNEVA; encoded by the coding sequence ATGTTCACAATCGACGAGATAATCGAAGCAACCGGTGGGACCAGGATCGGCAGCGGCAACGATGCTGTTTCCGGCGTTTCCACCGATTCGCGGCAGGTTGCTGCCGGTGAGCTCTTCGTTGCTTTAAAGGGAGAACGATTCGACGGACATGACTATCTGGAGGCTGCGGTTGCCAGAGGTGTCCGCGCTTTTCTTGTTGCTGCGGACCGGCTTGCCGGCAAGCAACCACCAAACGACGTAATTTATGTGGCAGTACCCGATACCCTAAGGGCGCTCGGTGACCTGGCTGCCTGGCATCGCAGCCGGTTCGACTTGCCGCTGGTCGGGATCACGGGGAGCAACGGCAAAACCACCACCAAAGAGATGCTGGCCACAATTCTGGCGCAGACCGGGCCTGGATTGAAGACCAGCGGCAATCTGAATAACCTGATCGGCTTACCGTTGATGCTGCTGCGCCTGACGAAAAGGGATCGCTGGGCGGTCCTTGAGATGGGAATGAGTGAGCCTGGAGAAATAGACCGTCTGGCGGAAATGGCGAACCCACGGATAGGGGTCATTACCAATGCTTTTACCGCTCACCTGGAGAGCATGGGGAGTGTGGAGGCTGTGGCAAAGGCGAAAGGCGAGCTGTTCATGCGTCTCAAGACAGACGGCTGGGCAGTGTATAATGCCGACGACCCGCTCATCTCCCGATGCCCGGCTCCTGCCGGCGTAAAGAGGCTTTCCTTCGGCCTCCGCGGGGCGGAGGTGAGTTCAGAAGGGATTGAGAGCCTAGGCAGAGAAGGGCTCCGCTTCACCCTTCGCCTTCCGGGAGTGGATGTGCCGGTGCGGATGAAGGCTTATGGCCTGCATAATGTGTACAATGCCCTGGCTGCCGCCGCTGCCGCCCATCTGCTCGGAGTGGACCCGGAGCTGATCCGTTCGGGGCTGGAGGAGTTCACCCCCTATGACAAACGGTTCAGTCTGGAAGAGATCCGCGGCGTAGTGCTCGTTGATGACAGCTATAATGCAAATCCGGCCTCCATGGCGGCGGCGCTTGTGACTCTCCGCGATATACGCGAAGAGAGCCGTGCCATTGCGATCCTTGGAGATATGCTGGAACTGGGTACAGGCTCTGTGGCAGCCCACCGTGAGGTGGGGCTTCTTGCCGCAACCTGCGTAGAGCGCCTCTACGCCATGGGCGAGATGGCGGAGACTGTCGCGGCCGGAGCGGTTGACGGTGGTCTCAGCCCGGAAAACATCGTCGTGGCTCGTACCCATGAGGAGATTATTGCCGACCTGCGCCGCAGGGTGGCCAAGGGGGACAATATTCTGGTCAAGGGGTCGCGCGGTATGCGCATGGATATCGTGGCGGAAGCCATCAGGCAAGGCTTTGCTCTGCCTGGTGAAAAGAACGAGGTCGCCTGA
- a CDS encoding UDP-N-acetylmuramoyl-L-alanyl-D-glutamate--2,6-diaminopimelate ligase, which yields MLLSELTKSVMPLEVGGGADPEIEGLYYDSRRVKAGGLFFALKGVASDGYSFVDTAIKAGAVAVVVDGTLTPQGIPWVRVADARLAMSRMAAAFYGFPTATLPLVGITGTNGKTTITYLIESILEKSGIPAAVLGTVNYRFREKAIPAPNTTPESVDLQRTLRELIDMGAKGVVMEVSSHALQQRRVDGCCFDVGVFTNLTRDHLDYHLDMESYFQSKMRLFSELLAADRIKPKRCAVVNIDDPYGPRIVQGAACPVLSYGISGNAHVRAERVVFSVAGISCVLVTPQGQINLHSELLGRFNLYNILAATAAGIAMELPLDAIHEGLEHHPQVPGRVERVANDRGLTILVDYAHTGDALENVLRTLTELKKGRIITVFGCGGDRDRGKRPVMGEIAGRYSDLSIITSDNPRSEDPEKIIAGVREGIVPLGIREYGSEELRHGFSEKGYAAVESRREAIRLAVAAARPGDIVLLAGKGHEDYQIIGSEKHHFDDREEAAQACRELAG from the coding sequence ATGCTACTTTCCGAATTGACAAAATCCGTTATGCCGCTTGAAGTTGGCGGTGGCGCCGACCCGGAAATCGAGGGGCTTTACTACGATTCCCGGAGGGTGAAGGCCGGTGGACTCTTTTTCGCTTTAAAGGGGGTTGCCAGCGACGGATACAGCTTTGTCGATACAGCGATAAAAGCCGGAGCAGTTGCCGTTGTGGTTGATGGGACCCTGACTCCACAAGGAATACCATGGGTGCGGGTAGCCGATGCCAGGTTGGCCATGTCTCGGATGGCTGCTGCCTTCTACGGCTTCCCGACTGCTACCCTGCCGCTCGTCGGCATTACCGGTACAAACGGCAAAACGACCATAACGTACCTGATTGAATCGATTCTTGAGAAGAGTGGTATACCTGCGGCCGTGCTGGGCACGGTCAATTATCGTTTCAGAGAAAAGGCCATCCCGGCCCCCAATACAACACCCGAATCCGTTGATCTGCAGCGGACCCTGCGAGAATTAATCGACATGGGGGCCAAGGGGGTTGTCATGGAGGTTTCTTCCCATGCCCTCCAGCAGCGGAGGGTAGACGGATGCTGCTTCGATGTAGGCGTATTTACCAACCTGACCCGCGACCACCTGGATTACCATCTTGATATGGAGTCGTATTTTCAGAGCAAAATGCGGCTCTTCTCCGAACTCCTCGCTGCAGACCGGATAAAGCCGAAACGTTGCGCAGTAGTTAATATCGATGACCCATACGGTCCGCGGATAGTGCAGGGTGCTGCCTGTCCTGTCCTTTCATACGGCATCTCCGGTAATGCCCACGTACGTGCGGAGCGGGTGGTGTTTTCCGTAGCCGGCATCAGCTGCGTCCTGGTAACCCCGCAAGGACAGATTAACCTCCATTCGGAACTGCTGGGCCGTTTCAACCTTTATAACATTCTGGCTGCAACTGCAGCCGGAATCGCCATGGAGCTGCCGCTTGATGCAATCCATGAGGGTCTCGAGCACCATCCACAAGTTCCGGGGCGGGTGGAACGGGTTGCCAATGACCGCGGACTCACCATTCTCGTTGACTATGCCCATACCGGTGATGCCCTGGAAAACGTGTTGCGCACCCTGACCGAGCTGAAAAAAGGGCGCATTATAACGGTCTTTGGCTGCGGTGGCGACCGCGACCGGGGAAAGCGTCCGGTGATGGGAGAGATCGCGGGGCGCTACAGTGATTTGAGCATCATAACCTCTGACAATCCCAGAAGCGAAGATCCGGAGAAGATCATTGCCGGAGTGCGGGAGGGGATAGTTCCTCTGGGTATCAGGGAATACGGCAGTGAGGAATTGCGCCACGGTTTCAGCGAAAAGGGGTACGCCGCCGTCGAGTCGCGCCGCGAGGCGATCAGGCTGGCGGTAGCGGCGGCGAGACCGGGAGATATCGTCCTGTTGGCCGGCAAAGGGCATGAGGATTACCAGATTATCGGCAGCGAAAAGCATCATTTCGACGACCGGGAAGAGGCGGCGCAAGCGTGCCGTGAGCTTGCCGGATAA